In Levilactobacillus brevis, a single genomic region encodes these proteins:
- a CDS encoding SprT family protein, translating into MTNQELQRLVERISLESFGRPFRHRAWFNPRLRTTGGRYQLTDHSIEINPRMLTEHDEATLEGIIKHELCHYHLHMAGQSGQHRTRAFRELLQQVGGLRFAPAPKQTRPKPRRWQLYVCQNCGQKYYRARRIDVTKMVCGRCRGHLVWQKTVIAVQRPR; encoded by the coding sequence ATGACTAATCAGGAACTTCAGCGACTGGTCGAGCGGATTTCGCTAGAAAGCTTTGGCCGACCGTTCCGCCATCGCGCCTGGTTCAATCCGCGGCTACGAACCACGGGTGGCCGCTATCAGTTGACGGACCACAGCATTGAGATTAACCCGCGAATGTTGACGGAGCACGATGAGGCCACGCTAGAGGGGATCATCAAACACGAGCTGTGTCACTACCACCTGCACATGGCGGGGCAGTCCGGCCAGCACCGGACGCGCGCCTTTCGGGAGTTGCTTCAGCAGGTTGGAGGACTACGGTTCGCCCCGGCCCCGAAGCAGACTCGGCCCAAGCCCCGGCGATGGCAACTGTACGTGTGTCAAAATTGTGGTCAAAAATACTACCGTGCGCGGCGAATCGACGTCACGAAGATGGTGTGTGGCCGTTGTCGCGGTCACTTAGTTTGGCAGAAGACCGTGATCGCCGTTCAGCGACCACGTTAA
- a CDS encoding HAD family hydrolase has protein sequence MKSFIFDIDGTLLDTEAMYIKSLQAILHERGMDRPYAELATTFGIPSRDALIRLKVPDVEGVLALWGPRTQDYRASVAVYAGVKDALRQLQAAGAQLAVMTSKQKFEYQRDVVGEGLAEYFSQHVIAEDVAHGKPAPDGILLAMARLHADPATTIYVGDTDYDVRASRAAHVTFGFAGWNGKQPNGFTPDVTFDQPQDMLKLL, from the coding sequence ATGAAGAGTTTTATTTTTGATATTGATGGCACCTTACTGGATACCGAGGCAATGTATATTAAATCGCTTCAGGCCATCCTGCACGAACGAGGGATGGATCGGCCCTACGCTGAGCTGGCGACGACGTTTGGCATTCCCAGCCGCGACGCGTTGATTCGGCTGAAGGTACCGGATGTTGAAGGCGTCTTGGCCTTGTGGGGGCCACGCACGCAGGACTATCGGGCGTCCGTGGCCGTTTATGCGGGTGTTAAGGATGCCCTGCGGCAATTACAGGCCGCGGGAGCCCAACTCGCCGTGATGACGTCTAAGCAGAAGTTTGAGTATCAGCGTGACGTCGTGGGCGAGGGCCTAGCCGAGTATTTCAGTCAACACGTGATAGCCGAGGACGTGGCGCACGGGAAGCCGGCACCAGACGGTATTTTGCTAGCGATGGCGCGGCTACACGCCGATCCCGCGACCACCATTTACGTGGGGGATACGGACTATGACGTTCGGGCATCGCGAGCGGCGCACGTTACCTTTGGTTTTGCTGGCTGGAACGGTAAGCAGCCGAACGGCTTTACACCGGATGTCACGTTTGACCAACCACAAGATATGCTAAAGTTGCTCTAA
- a CDS encoding PTS sugar transporter subunit IIA, which translates to MLAIIVTGHGEFARGILQSAEMIFGKAQKVVAVTLAGNESVEDLVNHYQAAIQQLQPVSELLFLVDLWGGSPFNAARQLVMQHPKNYGLVAGLNLPMLIEALAIQDQPLVQAIPRLEQAAQGSVRHFDATHEANDED; encoded by the coding sequence ATGCTTGCCATAATCGTCACAGGCCACGGTGAATTTGCCCGGGGTATCTTACAAAGTGCCGAGATGATCTTCGGTAAGGCGCAAAAGGTCGTGGCCGTCACACTGGCCGGCAATGAAAGCGTCGAAGATTTGGTTAACCATTATCAGGCTGCTATTCAACAGTTGCAACCCGTGTCAGAATTGTTATTTTTAGTTGATTTATGGGGCGGGTCGCCCTTCAATGCGGCCCGACAACTGGTCATGCAGCACCCGAAAAATTATGGGCTCGTGGCCGGGTTGAACTTACCCATGCTAATTGAGGCCTTGGCGATTCAAGACCAACCACTAGTACAAGCAATTCCACGTCTGGAACAAGCGGCGCAGGGGAGTGTCCGGCACTTCGATGCGACTCATGAAGCCAATGACGAGGATTAA
- a CDS encoding RNA-binding transcriptional accessory protein — protein MARENEEQLRDLARPVHQQLSQYRVQQIEAVLTLMDEGNTVPFIARYRKERTGSLDEVAIREIEDEATRLAKLNKRRQDVLKAITEQQALTPQLKQKLTQASTLQQVEDLYLPYKKKRQTKATVAVQHGLKPLAQWLLTFPQTDLDVRARDYIKPDQDLPDLAAVWAGVHEILAETFSEQAAFREWIRHYTWQHGELTSKLKRGAKDRDEQQVYATYYDFSQRLNQLPPYRVLAINRGEREKVLSVGIAIDPASILQYGHFRLVGQHHGPAVAKIKDAFADAYKRFLGPAIERELRRQLTEKADAHAIQVFGNNLYHLLMQAPLKGKVVMGFDPAYRTGCKLAIMDANGRFLTKQVIYPHKPASAKQRAAAGPAFKELLNQYHVEMIAIGNGTASRESEEFVSNILKTLDHPVYYVMVNEAGASVYSASANARAEFADLHVEERSAVSIGRRLQDPLAELVKIDPKAVGVGQYQHDVPEKALDEQLDRVVETAVNQVGVNVNTASPELLTHISGLTATTAQNIVTYRNTNGAFASRKDLQQVPRLGPKAYQQSVGFLRIIGGQDALDNTDIHLESYPAARQLLQGLSADQNAVGTPKLQQELAQLNQAQWAEKLGVGPATLADIVAGLSKPGRDLRDTMPAPLLRQDVLTMADLKPGMELQGTVRNVVDFGAFVDIGVKQDGLVHISQLADHYVSDPSAEVTIGDVVTVWVLSVDENRQRIQLTMRTDGHD, from the coding sequence ATGGCAAGAGAGAATGAAGAACAGTTGCGTGACTTGGCCCGGCCAGTTCATCAGCAGCTGAGTCAGTACCGCGTTCAACAGATTGAAGCGGTCTTGACGTTAATGGATGAGGGCAATACGGTGCCGTTCATCGCCCGCTATCGGAAGGAACGCACCGGGTCGCTGGATGAAGTGGCGATTCGTGAGATTGAGGATGAAGCCACACGTTTGGCTAAGTTGAATAAGCGCCGCCAAGACGTGCTCAAGGCGATTACCGAGCAACAGGCGTTGACGCCGCAACTCAAACAAAAGTTGACCCAAGCCAGCACGCTACAGCAGGTGGAAGACCTGTACCTGCCGTATAAGAAGAAACGTCAGACCAAGGCTACGGTCGCCGTCCAGCACGGCTTAAAGCCGCTGGCACAGTGGCTGTTGACCTTTCCGCAGACGGATCTGGATGTCCGGGCCCGCGACTACATTAAGCCCGATCAAGACTTACCGGATTTGGCGGCCGTATGGGCGGGCGTCCATGAGATTCTAGCCGAAACGTTTAGCGAGCAGGCGGCCTTCCGGGAATGGATTCGCCACTACACTTGGCAACACGGTGAGTTGACCAGTAAGCTGAAACGCGGCGCGAAGGATCGGGACGAACAGCAGGTGTATGCGACCTACTACGACTTCAGTCAGCGGCTGAATCAGTTGCCACCTTACCGGGTGTTGGCGATTAACCGGGGGGAACGTGAAAAGGTTCTCTCGGTGGGAATTGCGATTGATCCGGCTTCGATTCTTCAGTACGGGCATTTCCGATTAGTCGGGCAACATCACGGTCCAGCCGTTGCGAAGATCAAGGACGCCTTCGCCGATGCTTACAAACGGTTCTTAGGTCCGGCCATCGAACGGGAATTACGCCGCCAATTGACCGAAAAGGCCGACGCCCACGCGATTCAGGTCTTCGGCAATAACTTGTACCATCTCTTGATGCAGGCGCCACTGAAGGGCAAGGTTGTGATGGGTTTTGACCCGGCTTACCGGACGGGCTGTAAATTGGCCATCATGGATGCCAACGGCCGGTTCCTGACGAAGCAGGTTATTTATCCCCATAAGCCGGCGAGTGCTAAGCAACGGGCTGCGGCTGGTCCGGCTTTCAAGGAGTTGTTGAACCAGTACCACGTGGAAATGATTGCGATTGGCAACGGGACGGCGAGCCGAGAATCCGAGGAGTTTGTCAGCAATATCCTAAAGACGCTGGATCATCCGGTCTATTACGTGATGGTCAACGAGGCAGGTGCGTCCGTTTATTCCGCGAGTGCCAACGCCCGGGCTGAATTTGCTGACCTCCACGTCGAGGAGCGGTCGGCCGTCAGCATTGGTCGACGGCTACAGGATCCGTTGGCCGAGTTGGTCAAGATTGATCCCAAGGCTGTGGGCGTGGGTCAGTACCAACACGATGTGCCTGAAAAGGCGTTGGATGAACAGTTGGACCGGGTCGTGGAGACGGCGGTTAATCAGGTCGGCGTCAACGTTAACACGGCGAGCCCGGAGCTACTAACCCATATCTCGGGACTGACGGCGACTACCGCCCAGAACATTGTGACCTACCGCAACACCAACGGCGCGTTTGCGAGTCGAAAAGACCTGCAGCAGGTGCCGCGCTTGGGCCCCAAGGCTTATCAGCAATCCGTGGGGTTCTTGCGGATTATCGGTGGGCAGGATGCGCTGGACAATACCGATATTCACCTGGAAAGCTATCCGGCGGCCCGGCAACTCTTACAAGGCTTGTCAGCCGACCAGAATGCGGTGGGGACCCCCAAGCTACAACAGGAACTAGCTCAGTTAAATCAAGCACAGTGGGCAGAAAAGTTGGGCGTAGGCCCGGCCACTCTGGCCGATATCGTGGCGGGACTCAGTAAGCCCGGACGCGATTTGCGGGATACCATGCCGGCGCCGCTTTTACGGCAGGACGTCTTAACCATGGCGGACCTGAAACCAGGCATGGAGCTCCAGGGAACCGTGCGTAACGTGGTCGACTTTGGGGCGTTCGTGGATATTGGCGTCAAGCAGGACGGCTTGGTCCACATTTCTCAGCTAGCCGATCACTACGTCAGCGATCCCAGTGCGGAGGTCACCATCGGGGATGTGGTCACCGTCTGGGTGCTGAGCGTCGATGAGAACCGGCAGCGCATCCAACTGACGATGCGGACTGATGGGCATGACTAA
- a CDS encoding WecB/TagA/CpsF family glycosyltransferase, whose amino-acid sequence MQRSFSTVTVLGVPFIKTSTAQFLKTLQQRILTQQNTFVVTANPEIVMYAHHNPDYHQLLQSADFITPDGIGILDGAKILKQPLPERITGFDTLTALLQWASDQHRSAYFVGAKPAVIATLKQKLPQDYPGLIIAGMHDGYFQDDTAVVADIQRTQPDMVFAALGFPKQEAFIAQHRQTTKGLWMGVGGSFDVLAGAVDRAPKWWQDHHLEWFYRTVKEPKRLKRIAVIPHYLHLVRQQAKRR is encoded by the coding sequence ATGCAACGGTCATTTTCTACAGTCACGGTGCTTGGTGTCCCGTTTATCAAGACCAGCACCGCGCAATTCTTAAAAACTTTACAACAGCGGATTCTCACGCAGCAAAACACCTTCGTGGTGACGGCCAATCCGGAAATCGTGATGTACGCCCACCACAACCCCGACTACCACCAACTGCTACAATCCGCCGACTTCATCACACCGGACGGTATTGGCATTCTCGATGGTGCTAAAATTCTCAAGCAGCCGCTCCCCGAACGGATCACGGGCTTCGATACGCTGACGGCCTTGCTTCAATGGGCCAGTGACCAGCACCGCTCGGCATACTTTGTTGGCGCCAAACCGGCCGTCATCGCCACGCTCAAGCAGAAACTCCCCCAAGACTACCCCGGCCTGATCATTGCCGGCATGCACGATGGGTATTTCCAAGACGATACGGCAGTGGTCGCCGACATTCAGCGTACCCAGCCCGACATGGTCTTCGCGGCCCTCGGTTTTCCTAAACAAGAGGCCTTCATCGCCCAACACCGTCAGACCACCAAAGGCCTCTGGATGGGAGTTGGCGGTAGCTTCGACGTGCTAGCCGGAGCGGTCGATCGCGCACCCAAGTGGTGGCAAGACCACCATCTCGAGTGGTTCTACCGCACGGTCAAGGAACCCAAGCGGCTTAAACGGATTGCGGTCATCCCCCACTATCTTCATCTGGTGCGGCAACAGGCTAAGCGGCGTTAA
- the nadE gene encoding ammonia-dependent NAD(+) synthetase encodes MRAMQKEIIAALKVQPTIDPAKEIRHSVDFLKAYLKRYTFLKTLVLGISGGQDSTLAGILCEQAVTELRQETNDSDYRFIAVRLPYGEQADEDDAMMAIDVMGADETQTVNIKPAADAMEAAVSANHDDVSDFNKGNIKARQRMIAQYAIAGARSGAVVGTDHAAEAVTGFYTKFGDGAADICPLWRLDKRQGAAMLAYLGAPEHLYKKVPTADLEDNRPALPDEAALGVRYEDIDNYLEGRDVSDEAAEKIENWYRKTAHKRHLPVNIYDTFWKD; translated from the coding sequence ATGCGAGCCATGCAAAAAGAAATTATTGCCGCGTTAAAGGTCCAACCCACCATTGACCCGGCCAAGGAAATTCGCCACAGCGTTGATTTCTTGAAGGCGTATCTCAAACGCTACACTTTCCTGAAGACACTGGTGTTGGGCATCTCTGGGGGGCAAGATTCTACGTTAGCTGGGATTCTCTGCGAGCAAGCCGTCACGGAGCTGCGGCAGGAAACCAATGACAGCGACTATCGGTTCATCGCGGTCCGGTTGCCTTACGGCGAACAAGCCGATGAAGATGACGCCATGATGGCAATCGATGTGATGGGGGCCGATGAGACGCAGACGGTTAACATCAAGCCGGCGGCCGACGCCATGGAAGCGGCCGTCAGCGCCAATCACGATGACGTCAGCGACTTCAACAAGGGAAACATTAAGGCCCGACAACGGATGATTGCCCAGTACGCAATTGCCGGAGCGCGGTCCGGCGCCGTGGTCGGTACCGACCATGCGGCCGAGGCGGTGACCGGTTTTTACACCAAATTTGGTGACGGGGCGGCCGATATTTGTCCCCTTTGGCGGCTTGATAAGCGCCAAGGAGCCGCGATGCTGGCTTACCTGGGCGCCCCAGAACACCTCTACAAGAAGGTGCCCACGGCCGATTTGGAAGACAATCGGCCTGCATTGCCCGATGAGGCGGCACTAGGTGTTCGCTATGAAGATATTGATAACTACTTGGAAGGTCGCGACGTTAGCGATGAGGCGGCCGAAAAGATTGAGAATTGGTACCGGAAGACCGCGCACAAGCGGCATTTACCGGTCAACATTTACGACACTTTCTGGAAAGATTAG
- a CDS encoding GntR family transcriptional regulator — MSSPIYIQIHNDIKRAIEAGKWAVGDRIPSERELSRDFDVSRMTLRQAIQTLVDEGILERQVGSGTYVANQKVQEKMSGVTSFTDLMLAQGKQPASKTISYHVMSPSLSEAEKLKLSDDEQVLRMERIRFGDDVPICFEVATVPEHLVDGLSKQEVTSSLYRALEDKKNLNPGKAQQTVSAMSASERISEFLNIKRGDAILRLRQVTYLQDGTPFEYVRTQYVGERFEFYLEK, encoded by the coding sequence GTGAGTTCACCGATTTATATTCAAATTCATAATGACATTAAACGGGCTATTGAGGCTGGTAAATGGGCGGTTGGCGATCGAATTCCGTCCGAACGAGAACTGTCTCGAGATTTTGATGTGAGTCGGATGACGCTCCGTCAGGCAATCCAGACCCTGGTTGATGAGGGGATTCTGGAACGGCAGGTCGGGTCCGGAACCTACGTGGCGAACCAAAAAGTTCAAGAAAAGATGTCCGGGGTCACGAGTTTTACCGATCTGATGTTGGCTCAGGGTAAGCAACCGGCCAGCAAGACCATTTCCTATCACGTGATGAGCCCGTCGTTAAGCGAGGCGGAAAAGCTGAAGTTGAGTGACGACGAGCAGGTCTTGCGGATGGAGCGGATTCGTTTCGGCGATGATGTGCCGATCTGTTTTGAGGTGGCCACGGTGCCGGAACATCTGGTGGATGGCCTCAGTAAGCAGGAGGTTACCAGCTCGCTGTACCGGGCGCTGGAAGACAAGAAGAATTTGAATCCAGGGAAAGCCCAACAGACGGTCTCCGCCATGTCGGCTTCCGAACGGATTTCCGAATTCTTGAATATCAAACGGGGCGACGCGATTCTGCGGCTCCGGCAGGTGACCTACCTGCAAGACGGGACACCGTTTGAATATGTGCGGACGCAGTACGTCGGCGAACGCTTTGAATTTTATCTTGAAAAGTAA
- a CDS encoding nicotinate phosphoribosyltransferase: MTNLYPDDSLTLHTDAYQINMIQTYYQQGIADRHAVFEVFFRDMPFHNGYAVFAGLEHIVNYIQNLHFSQADIEYLREAEEYPEDFLDYLANFKFRGSIRSAVEGELVYAHEPILQVEGPLADCQLVETAILNIVNYQTLIATKAARIRSVAGDDALMEFGTRRAQEFDAAIWGTRAAYIGGFDATSNVRAGKIFGIPISGTHAHALVQTYGNDYDAFMAYAQTHHDCVFLVDTYDTLRSGIPNAIKVAQELGDRINFQGVRIDSGDMAYLSKRVRQKLDEAGFPNAKIYASNDLDEKTIQSLKMQDAKIDVWGIGTKLITAFDQPALGAVYKMVAIGDANGKMKGTIKLSNNAEKVTTPGKKQVWRITKRADGKTEGDYVTLADEDPRKEETIFMFHPSFTYINKTVGDFNARPLLQSIFEDGQLVYKLPTLSAIRDRCRGALANLWPEYKRDLNPQKYPVDLSQDCWDHKMAIIKDIHTYVQKMPE; this comes from the coding sequence ATGACGAATTTGTATCCTGACGACAGTTTAACCCTGCACACGGATGCCTACCAGATTAATATGATTCAGACGTATTATCAACAAGGAATCGCCGACAGACACGCCGTTTTTGAAGTGTTTTTCCGTGACATGCCGTTTCACAACGGTTATGCCGTGTTTGCTGGTTTGGAGCACATCGTTAATTATATCCAAAATCTGCACTTTTCCCAAGCGGACATTGAATACTTACGAGAAGCTGAAGAATATCCGGAAGATTTTCTGGATTATCTCGCGAACTTTAAATTTAGAGGGTCGATCCGTTCCGCCGTTGAAGGTGAATTGGTGTACGCCCATGAACCAATTTTACAGGTGGAAGGTCCCCTGGCAGACTGCCAGTTAGTGGAGACCGCCATTCTAAATATTGTGAATTACCAAACGTTAATCGCCACCAAGGCGGCGCGGATTCGTTCCGTCGCGGGGGATGACGCGTTGATGGAGTTCGGTACCCGGCGTGCGCAGGAGTTTGACGCCGCCATCTGGGGGACCCGGGCCGCCTATATCGGTGGATTCGATGCCACTTCCAACGTGCGCGCCGGCAAGATTTTTGGCATCCCGATCAGTGGGACCCACGCGCATGCGCTGGTTCAGACGTATGGTAACGATTACGATGCCTTCATGGCTTACGCGCAGACGCATCACGACTGTGTCTTTCTGGTCGATACGTACGATACGCTCCGCAGTGGGATTCCTAACGCCATCAAGGTGGCGCAGGAGTTGGGCGACCGGATTAACTTCCAAGGGGTTCGGATTGATTCCGGTGATATGGCCTACCTGTCCAAACGGGTACGGCAAAAGCTGGACGAAGCGGGCTTCCCGAATGCCAAGATTTATGCGTCTAACGACCTGGACGAGAAGACTATCCAAAGCCTGAAGATGCAGGACGCCAAGATTGACGTCTGGGGGATTGGCACCAAGCTCATCACGGCCTTTGACCAACCCGCCTTAGGAGCCGTCTACAAGATGGTGGCCATCGGGGATGCCAACGGTAAGATGAAGGGCACGATTAAGTTGTCCAACAACGCCGAAAAGGTCACGACGCCGGGTAAGAAGCAGGTTTGGCGGATTACCAAACGGGCGGACGGTAAGACCGAGGGGGATTACGTGACGCTGGCGGATGAGGATCCGCGTAAGGAAGAGACGATCTTCATGTTCCATCCCAGCTTTACGTACATCAACAAGACGGTCGGCGACTTCAATGCCCGGCCGCTTCTCCAGTCGATCTTTGAGGACGGCCAGCTGGTCTACAAGCTACCGACGCTATCGGCCATCCGTGACCGCTGTCGAGGTGCCTTGGCCAATTTGTGGCCCGAATACAAACGGGATCTTAATCCCCAGAAGTATCCGGTCGACCTGTCTCAGGATTGCTGGGATCATAAGATGGCCATCATCAAGGATATTCACACTTACGTTCAAAAAATGCCCGAATAA
- the thrB gene encoding homoserine kinase, whose translation MGKTIIRVPATSANLGPGIDSIGAALHLYLTVIIEEKTEKWRVNHALGTSIPRDENNLMVQTALKVNPKLQAHQLTVMSDIPVSRGLGSSTSAVIAGIKIANELGEMDLTIADQLNWAVKLGGELDNVAPALMGQAAVATVNDGVADAIKLPLPDLQALVFIPGQKLLAQKSRKALPKQVSFEMAVHASSVANVLVAALLKKDWELATKLIEMDEFHEQARSQLVPELNKIREAAHELGIVGTYLSGAGPTVVTFGTSAQLTLLRTKLADADLPGSLRILELDKDGATVLTDA comes from the coding sequence ATGGGTAAAACAATTATTCGGGTACCAGCAACCTCGGCCAATTTGGGCCCCGGCATTGATTCGATTGGGGCGGCGTTACACCTTTATTTGACCGTCATCATTGAAGAAAAGACGGAGAAATGGCGGGTCAACCACGCCTTGGGAACCAGCATTCCCCGCGACGAAAACAATCTGATGGTGCAGACGGCGTTGAAGGTCAATCCTAAACTTCAGGCGCACCAGTTAACGGTGATGTCGGATATTCCGGTTTCCCGCGGACTGGGTAGTTCGACCAGCGCCGTGATTGCCGGGATCAAGATTGCCAATGAATTGGGCGAAATGGATCTGACGATTGCTGACCAGTTGAACTGGGCAGTTAAGCTAGGCGGCGAGTTGGATAACGTAGCACCGGCCTTGATGGGTCAGGCGGCCGTAGCCACGGTTAATGACGGGGTGGCCGATGCGATTAAGTTGCCATTGCCCGATTTGCAGGCGCTGGTCTTCATTCCGGGTCAGAAGTTGTTGGCGCAGAAGAGTCGCAAGGCGCTGCCTAAGCAGGTATCCTTTGAGATGGCCGTTCACGCCAGCAGTGTGGCTAACGTGCTCGTGGCCGCGCTCTTGAAGAAGGACTGGGAGTTGGCCACGAAGTTAATTGAAATGGATGAATTCCACGAACAGGCCCGCTCACAGCTGGTACCGGAACTCAATAAGATTCGCGAGGCGGCCCACGAACTGGGAATTGTCGGTACTTATCTCAGTGGCGCCGGGCCAACGGTCGTGACCTTTGGCACCTCCGCACAGTTGACTTTACTGCGGACGAAGCTCGCGGATGCTGATTTGCCGGGGAGTTTGCGCATTTTGGAACTCGATAAAGATGGGGCGACCGTCCTGACGGATGCATAA
- a CDS encoding MATE family efflux transporter gives MNDLTKGNSLKLIFFFTIPLLIGNLFQQLYNVSDTVVVGQTLGVKALAAVGATGSINFLIIGFAQGLTAGLAIITATRYGARDYKGVRKSFAASIVISILMTIVLTTLALTFVDPILHLMQTPASIFENARIFISTIFAGIFASMAFNLLSNIIRALGDSRTPLIFLVIGTVVNVVLELLFILVFHMGVAGAGWATVISQVIASLLCVVYIIRSIPLLHISKEDFKIDFRELWDHFSTGMPMGFQLSIIAIGTMVMQAALNSLGTDSVAASTAASKVDQLCSLPMSSFGVTMATFAAQNFGAAKYGRIMEGVKKTLWLSGSFAVFAGGLVIFFGKPIVTLIIGTADENVIHLSQTYFNIIGSSYLLLSVLFIIRNTLQGLGRRVLPTLAGVGELTMRVFAALFMVGAFGYAGAVSAEPLAWLGSCAILVPSWIRAVKQLRNLQRSEDLVEGKPTAEEVAQQAGTEANLTPAAQPKLES, from the coding sequence ATGAACGACTTAACTAAGGGCAATTCCCTCAAACTCATTTTCTTTTTCACAATTCCACTTTTGATTGGTAACTTATTTCAGCAATTATATAACGTTTCTGACACTGTGGTCGTGGGGCAAACCTTAGGGGTTAAGGCGCTGGCCGCAGTTGGGGCTACGGGTTCCATCAACTTTTTAATCATTGGATTCGCGCAAGGTCTAACGGCTGGTCTGGCGATTATCACGGCCACCCGTTATGGCGCACGAGACTACAAGGGTGTGCGGAAGTCCTTTGCCGCGAGCATCGTCATTTCTATCTTAATGACCATTGTTTTGACGACGTTGGCCCTGACTTTTGTCGATCCCATCCTTCATCTGATGCAGACTCCGGCGTCTATCTTTGAAAATGCCCGGATCTTCATTAGCACCATCTTTGCCGGGATCTTTGCGTCCATGGCGTTTAACTTACTGTCAAACATTATTCGAGCATTGGGGGATTCCCGGACGCCGTTGATCTTTCTGGTAATTGGGACGGTCGTTAACGTCGTCTTAGAATTACTGTTCATCTTGGTCTTCCACATGGGTGTGGCTGGTGCCGGTTGGGCAACGGTCATTTCACAAGTAATTGCCTCACTGCTCTGCGTGGTCTACATCATTCGGTCCATCCCGCTGTTGCACATTTCCAAAGAAGATTTCAAGATTGACTTCCGCGAATTGTGGGACCACTTCTCCACGGGGATGCCGATGGGCTTTCAACTGTCAATCATTGCCATTGGGACGATGGTCATGCAAGCAGCTCTGAACTCTTTGGGGACCGATTCCGTGGCCGCTTCAACGGCGGCTTCCAAGGTGGACCAATTGTGTTCGTTGCCGATGTCTTCCTTCGGCGTAACCATGGCAACCTTCGCCGCCCAGAACTTTGGCGCTGCCAAGTACGGCCGGATCATGGAGGGCGTCAAGAAGACTCTCTGGTTATCCGGGAGCTTTGCCGTCTTTGCCGGTGGCTTGGTGATCTTCTTTGGCAAGCCAATCGTGACGTTGATCATCGGGACGGCCGACGAAAACGTCATTCATCTGTCTCAAACGTACTTTAACATCATCGGGAGTAGCTACCTACTATTGAGTGTGCTCTTTATCATCCGGAACACGCTCCAAGGCCTGGGCCGGCGTGTTCTGCCAACCTTAGCTGGGGTGGGTGAACTCACCATGCGGGTCTTTGCGGCGCTCTTTATGGTCGGTGCCTTTGGTTATGCCGGGGCCGTTTCCGCTGAACCTTTAGCTTGGTTGGGTTCCTGTGCTATCTTGGTCCCTTCCTGGATTCGGGCCGTCAAGCAATTGCGGAATCTGCAACGTTCCGAAGATTTGGTTGAGGGAAAACCAACCGCTGAGGAAGTCGCACAACAGGCGGGTACGGAGGCGAACTTGACGCCAGCCGCACAACCAAAATTAGAGTCCTAA